Within the Thermanaeromonas toyohensis ToBE genome, the region CCAGCATACTGGATAAAATCGGCGTGGACTTCGTCCACTTCAAGGAACAGGAAGGATGTTGCGGCCTGTACCTCGCCCTAGGCGGATACACCGAGGACTTCGCTGCCAATGTAAAACGGAACCTATCCCTTTTTAAAGAGGCAGGTATAGAAACCCTAGTCTTGGCTTGCCCAGGATGCTATGCTACCTTCTCTGAAAACTATCCCCACGTAGCCGCACAATTAGGGCTAGAATTCAATATTAAAATTAAACATACCACCGTATTCCTCTACGAACTAATCCAAACAGGCAAGCTCAAGTTCGAGAAGCCCCTTTCCTGCACTGTCACTTACCATGACTCTTGCCATGTGGGGCGCTGGTTCGGGATTTACGAGGAACCGCGTGCTATTATCCGCTCTATACCCGGTGTAGAGCTTAAGGAAATGGAACACAATCGGGAAAACTCCCTCTGCTGCGGATTGATGCTGGCCTTCGACTATCTTCCAGGAGTAGTCCATTGCGGGCAGAGGAAACTGGCCGAAGCGGAGGCTACCGGTGCCCAGTACCTAATCACTAACTGCGCCGGGTGCGGAAGCCAGTTCCACACCACCCTAACCCTGGCCAATTCTAAGGTAAAGCAACTTGATCTCTCGGAGCTGGTAGCCATGGCCCTAGGTATCCCTACCGTGAACCAAACGCCCACTATACTTGCCTTTATGGAAAAGGTCACCGAACAGATGCGGGAAAGCAGGATGGTTAAGACCGGCTAGACTGGCTCTTAGGACAAAAGACTAACTTCAGCGCTTGATGTGATGTCAAAAAAGTTTAGGGAGGGCTCCCTTGACCCTGGAGCCCTCCCCCTCTAAACAACCTTCGCCGACGTCTTAAGTCTCTTGGAGCCCGTAAAAAGCTTAAGCAGGGCTATGTTAAAAATCTCGTTAGCCTGTACTTTGGCTAGCTCATAGGGCCCCAGCACAACTGAGGTGGGGCTGTACTCCCCGCAAACATCCACCCCTATTACCCGGGCCTTATTTTTTAAACTCCTAAGTAAGTAAAAGATAGGTCCTGGATGGAGCTCCCCCTGGTCCCAAGTAGTCCAGGCAAAGGGAGGGGCCAAAACATCTTTATCTAGGGAGATATATACCATTCGCCCTTCTACTTCCTGGGGCACCACTCGGATCGCTAGCGGGAAAGTCCTAGCCGGATAGATCTTAAACTTAACCATTTCGCCAGCGGAGCGGAGATGGCCTGAAACCCCAGGTAGCATTTCTTCCTGGACTCCCAATACATAAACTTCCTCCACCTGAGAAAGATTTAGAGCTTCCCTTAACCAGGAGCCACAGGAAACAAAGCCTGGTGGAGCAGTATTTAAATCTAGGTGCCAATCCAGGACTATCAAGGTAAACGGTAAAGGGATCTTCTTTAAAAAAAGCAAAGTAAGATGGTGATAATCTCCACTGCCCAAGAAACTTAAGCCCACCGGGACTTGGCTTAAGTTTAGGTTTACTTCCTCTAGGACCTTCCTAGGGCTCATAAATCGGAGGCTCCGCACCTGGCTTAAATCTACCAGGGCATCTCCTGCCTTAAGGAGCTTATTCTGCCATAACAGGGTAGCGTCGGTATTCAGCAAAGAAACGTACATGTTCACTACCAACACCCCCTACATATTCTTCAACATAAGGCAGGCTCCCGAGGCCAGAAGGGCTAATCCCAAAGCCTTCCACCAAGTAAACGGTATTTTTTCTAATCCAAAAAGGCCCCAGTGGTCGATAATAAGGGCGGTGGTAACCTGCCCTACTATTATAGCTGTAGTGGCCAGGGCCACTCCTGCTCGGGGTATACTGGCCACCACTCCATACGTAATAAGAACTCCTATAATACCCCCTAACAGCAAATACCAAGGGGCCTGGATAATTTTCCCTAAACTTCCTGGGCTTAAAGGAAAAAGGAGCAGAAGAACTACCGTAATAGTAGCGGTAAGGTGTACTACTAAAGTAGCTTGGAGGAGCCCTGTAATCTTCGCTAAGGCAGCATTTAGAGATCCCTGGACAGCCATAGCTACTCCAGAAAGGAGGGCTAAGACAAGGGCGAAGAGCATTGCACTTTAACACCTCTTTGTATCTTCTACAAGCGCCCCCTGGCCGGTTACCAGCTTCGAGTACGGCACTAGCGCATAGCAAGCCTTTAAAGCCCTTCCCCTTTAGTATGCCGCCCCAAGCCCACACCTAGACCTCTTGCCACCTAAAGTTTCTCCCTTGAGAGTCCCCCTACTTTTCCTAACTTTAAAGGGCTGAAATATTCCTTCCCTTTGTTGCGCACAATAACAAGTTGAGGCAGAAATTAAAAAGCGGGAGGAAAAACAAGTGGGGATATACCGGGAAACTATGGTTTTTACACTTGTCCTAATGCTTACCCTATGGTTATGGCCTTATCCCTCGGCCTTAAGTAAGGAGCGCTGTAACTGTAGCGGAGAAAACCGCACCCTTATCTATACTTCCCCACCCCTCCAAGGGCAGGATGTAATAGAACTGCAATTCCGGCTGGCTCAGCTCGGCTATTATTTTGGCCCGCTCACCGGCTTATATGATTGGAGCACCTTCCGCGCCGTAACAAATTTTCAACGACATCGGGGCCTTCCCGTTTCTGGGGAAGTAAACTCAAGCCTTTGGGAAGCTCTGCGCGGAGATATCCACCCTACAGCCCAGGCCACTACCCCTGGTCCTCCAGCCGGTAGCACCCTCAAAATACTGGTGGATACGGAAAAGCTACGCTTATATCTTTTAGTGGACGGCCAGATATTCCGAGAATACCCTATAGCTATAGGAAAGTATAGCACACCTTCACCTGTGGGAGAATGGAAAATAAGGGAAAAAACCTACGAAACCGGAGGCCCCCTAGGTACCAGGTGGCTAGGGCTTAATGTCCCCTGGGGAAATTACGGTATCCATGGTACCAATCGACCCTGGTCCATAGGCTGGGCAGCCTCCGCTGGTTGTTTTCGCATGTTCAATGAAGATATAGAGGAAATATTTCCTTGGATACCCCTTGGTACACCGGTGATCGTAAAGGGACCTTATGTTTTACCCACCCGACCCCTGAAACCCGGCTCCCAGGGACCCGAAGTGGTAAGTTTACAAGCCCGCCTTAGGGAGAAAGGCTTTTACCTCTTCGGGCCCACAGACGGGGACTATGGAGTCATGACTTCCCTGGCCATAAAGCAGTTCCAGCTGGCCCAAGGTTTAAAACCTACCGGCATAGCTGATAAAGAAACCTTAGAGGCCCTAGGTTTTGAGCTTCCCCTAGAACAAGAAAAAGCAAGATAAGGTTCGACAATCAAAAAGCAAACCCCCGCAAAATCCCGTACAAGTATAGAACTAGCAAACACAAGAAAAAAAGGGGCAACTGCCCCCTAACCTGACTTAAACCACACCCTTCTTAAGTTATTCAGCCACTACAGGCACAAATTTAAACTCCAAAGTATCTACTAGCCCCCGATTGGTGAGCCGAAGCTCGGGTATGACTGGTAAAGACAGGAGAGCCATAGTCATAAAGGGTGAAACGAGCTCGCACCCTAGCTTCCGCCAAGCCTTTAAAACTTCCTCCACTTGCCCTGCTACCACCTCCACAGGTTGATCAGACATAAGTCCCGCTACAGGTAAAGGGAGCAAGGCCAGCACTTGGCCGTCCTGCACCGCTACTAAGCCCCCGCCGCAGGTAGCCAAGGTATTACCAGCCAAGGCCATATCTTCTTCATTCACGCCTACAATCAAGAGGTTGTGGCTATCGTGGGCTACAGTGGAAGCCACCGCTCCCGCCTTTAAACCGAATCCTTGTACAAAACCCAACGCAATAGTACCTGTCGCCCGGTGGCGTTCCACTACAGCTACTTTGGCTATATCGCGAGAGGGTGAGGCTTTCAAATACCCGTCTTCTGCCTCCATTTCTACTAAGGTATGGCGGGTAAGGACACTGGCTTCGATTATTCTTATAACCCGCACCAATACCTTGTCCCGGCCTGGTGGGGCAGGTATTTGAAAATGGGAGGCTTTTAGGGGCTCCTTTAAGCGTACTGAATTTTTAACCTGAGGAGGATAATTAACGGAGGGCAATTCTATGGTAAGCTTGCCTTTCTCAGCCACTATACGTCCGGCTACCATAACCTTTTCGATCTTCACAGAAGCTAAATCAGAAAGGAACACAATGTCCGCCCAGCGTCCCGGGGCGATACTCCCTAGATCCTGGGCTACCCCAAAGCATTCAGCAGTGTTGAGGGTTACGGCCTGAATAGCGGTCACAGGATTTAAGCCTTCATTAATGGCCCTTCTCACCACATGATCCAGGTGGCCTAAGGAAAGAAGGGTTTCGGGATGGGTATCATCGGTAACCAAGATGGCCCGCCGGGCATCGATGCGATGTTCCGTCAAGCTTTTTACAGTTTCATGGATATCATGCCAGGCGGATCCTTCCCGCATCATAGCATACATTCCCAGGCGCATCCGGGCTAAGGCGTCTACCGCACGGGTAGATTCATGGCAGCAGCAAATCCCGGCCGCCGCATAAGCGGGCAAACCCTTTTCTATATCCGGCAGGGAATAATGCCCGGTAACCGGTTTACCCGCTTCCAGGGTAACCCTTATTTCACCATGGACACCCTCATCCCCGTTAAGAACGCCAGGGAAGTTCATCATCTCCCCTAGGCCAATTATATTTTCCCATTGCATGGCTGTAGCTACTTCTTCTGGACCAAAGGTCGCCCCAGCATCTTCCAGGCCGGGAGCAGCAGGGACACAGGAAGGCATGGTGGCATATACCCTTAAAGGGAGGTTACGTCCTTCTTCCACCATCAGTTTAACCCCTTCCAGGCCCAAAACATTGGCTATTTCATGGGGATCCATAAAAATAGTGGTGGTACCGTGGGGTAACACAGCCCGGGCGAACTGGGTTACCGTCACCATACTGCTTTCCACATGTAAATGCCCATCCAAGAAACCCGGAGCCAAGTAAAAACCGCTAGCTTCTATCACTTTAGTTTCCGGTCCGATGCAGTGATTCACATCACCCACCATAGCGATACGGCCATTCTTAACGGCAATATCCCAGTTTAAAATCTCTCCGGTAAAAACATTTATAACTTTACCCCCGCGTATTACCACATCGGCAGGTAGACGCCCGGTGGCCACGGCTACTAGCTCCTGGGTCATAGCTGCCAAATGGGTGGATGACATATCCCTTTTCCCCCTTTAAATCTTAAATAGCACTATTAAGTGCTATTTAAAGAATAATTTACTGTGTAAAGGTATGTCAACATGGACTCTAACTTAAGGCAGACCCTGGCTATCCCTATAACTCTCCGTTTTAGGTCCGGTCTTAAGTCTAGCCTAATTAGCTTTAGGGCTTTTACAATTTTCTAGCAAGTAGCAGGCAGGAATTTTTACATTAACAGCAAATAAATATATTATAGATTAAGTAAAACTTAAGTGCAGTCCTATTCATACCTGTCTTCGTATATCCCCAGTAATATGGTCTGGGGGTCTCTACCAGGCAACCGTAAATTGCCCGGCTACGAAGGCGGGCCTTAGCTTTAAGGTCCAGCCAGTTAGCCGGGTTAATTATTTTATAAAGTTTTAAGGAACGATTATTTTAAGGGGTAGGTGATAACCAATATGAGGGCCTGCTAAAGGGAAAATCTAAATAGGTATTTCCATGCACAATTAACCAATTTACTCGTTAGAAGGAGGGACTCTTTATTTATGTCCGGGTACGAAGGATTTCTGGAGAGGACTTTTAAACTAAAGGAAAATAATACCACGATCCGCACCGAGGTGTTAGCCGGTTTTACTACTTTCATGACCATGGCTTATATCATATTTGTAAATCCAGCCATCTTAAGCACCACCGGTATGAATTTTGGGGCCGTACTGGTAGCCACCATACTGGCTAGCGCAGTGGGTACTTTAATCATGGCCTTTTTGGCCAATTATCCCATTGCTATAGCCCCAGGTATGGGCTTAAATGCCTTCTTCGCTTTTACCATCGTCAAGCAAATGGGCTATCCCTGGGAAGCAGCTCTGGCTGCTGTGTTCATGAGCGGCGTCATCTTTATCATCTTGACCTTAACCAAGGCGCGGGAAGCTATTGTCAACTCCATTCCCCTCTCCCTTAAACTGGCCATCAGCGCTGGTATAGGCCTCTTTATAGCCCTCATCGGCCTGCAAAGCGCAGGTATAGTAGTATCCAATCCTGATACTCTAGTAAAGCTGGGGAACCTCCATCAGCCTTCAGTATTGCTAGCCATCGTAGGGCTCATCATCACCTCTGCTCTGGTGGCCCTGCGCATTAAAGGAGCCCTCTTATTGGGGATCCTCATCACCACTTTGTTGGGAATACCTCTAGGAATCACTAAAGTCGAAGGTTTGAAGATACTTAGCCTCCCGCCCAGTCTCTCTCCTACTTTGGGAGCTTTCACCCGGGGCTTGGGTAATCTCTTGGCAGCAGGAATTATACCTGTAATCTTTACCCTCACTTTCGTGGATCTCTTCGATACCCTGGGCACTCTAATTGGAGTAAGCAGCAAAGCAGGGCTTTTGGACGAAAAGGGGCACTTGCCCCGGGCAGGACAAGCCCTGATGTCCGATGCCATCGCCACCACGGTAGGTGCCATACTTGGAACCAGTACCTGCGTAGCCTACATTGAAAGCGCCTCCGGGGTAGCCGAGGGCGGCCGGACTGGTTTAACTTCTTTAGTAGTAGCTTTGCTCTTCTTAGCTTCCCTTTTCTTCTCTCCGCTGGTGGGTATGGTCCCGGCCGTGGCCACAGCACCCGTCTTAATCATCGTAGGTATTTTTATGATGGAACCTATAATGAAGATCGATTTTACTAACTTCTTAGAGGCGGCTCCAGCCTTTTTGACTATGGCCATCATGCCCTTCACCTACGATATAGCTCAAGGTATTGTCTGGGGTGTACTGGCTTACGTATTCTTACACCTTATCACTGGCCAGGCTAAAAAAGTAAGCTTAACTATGTGGATTCTAGCGGTCTTATTCCTTATACGTTTCTTCGTTTAACTTTTTGTAGCAAGTCTTTATAGTCCAAATTCTAGGGCCCTGGGAATAAAACCCTACGCCAAACCCCCAGGGCCCCCCTCACTGCCCGCCAGGAATTGCGAACCAGCTCAGCTATATCCCTACGGCTCGCCCCATCTACATGGACTCCGGCCACCACTACTGCTGGTACCCCTAAGCGTGCGGCCAAGAGGAGGGCAACTGGCCGCGCCAATTCGTCATCCTTATGGCCCACTACAGTCAAAACAGAGGCCGTGGAACTAGTCCTCCCGGTACCTTCCAAGCTCGGCCGTGGAACTGCTAAGGCTACCGCCCCCACGTGGGGCCTTTCACCCCCAAAGATATGGGCTACGATCCCGCCTTGGGTAAGAAAAAGGCGGCAGAATACCCGGAAGCGCCCCTTTCCAACCCAGCAAGTGATCAAGATTTCTCCTCCCTAGCAAGAGCCGCTCCCGGCCAGCGCTGGTAGAGCCCATGCTCTATATCCAGCTGATCCAGGATACGGCCTATCAAGTGATCTACTAGATCTTGTAAGCTCCGGGGATGATGATAGAAGGCAGGCATAGGTGGCAAAATAACAGCCCCCAGGCGGGCAAGCCTTAACATATTTTCCAAATGGATAGCATTTAAAGGGGTCTCCCGGGGAACTAAAATAAGTTTCCGACCTTCTTTTAACGTTACATCCGCTGCACGGCTTATAAGGTTTATAGCTAAGCCGTGGGCTATCGAGGCCAAGGTCTTCATACTACAAGGTACAATAATCATGCCCTGGTGCCTAAAGGAACCGCTGGCCAGGGCTGCTCCTAAGTCATCCTCACAGTAAAAGGCAGCCGCCAGTTTCCGCACAGCTTCCACTGTCCAAGAAGTTTCCATTTTTATAGTTTCTTCCGCCCAGCGACTTAAAATAAGATGCGTCTCTAAGCCTTTCTCCTTTAGTACCTCCAGAAGCCTTATGCCATAAATGGCTCCTGTAGCCCCGGTCATGGCCACTATCAACCGCATATCTTTACTCCTCTCCCGCTGCTTTAAGAAGGAGGCCCCACAGGAGATCAGCCTCGCTTATAATAATCTTTTCCGCCTTAAGCCCTCGCAAGATGGCCTCTAAAATAGTCACACCCGCCACTATAATATCTGCCCTCTCCGGTTGGAGGCCAGCTAACTTCCGCCGGGCTTCTAAGGGTAGGCTAAAAAGCTTTTTAAGCCAATAATTAACCCTCTCCTGGGTCAGAGATAGCCCATGTACCAACTCTGGTCTGTATACTCTAAGCCCTAGTTCCAGGGCGGCCAGGGTAGTAGCTGTTCCCCCGGTCCCTATCACCGCATTTTCCCTCTCCTGGGGAAGCTTAAACTGGGAAGGCCCGCATCGGCCACGGAGCTCTTCCAGCACCGGAGCCAAGATCTCCTCTATTTCCTCTAAAGTAGTAGCTTTTTCTGTACACCTTACAGCCCCTAAAGGGACGCTACGGAGGTTTAATTGGCCATTCTCCTCCCAAGCGAACTCCGTGCTGCCTCCGCCCACATCTACAGCCACCAAAGGCCCCTTTATTAGACCTTGCACCCCAGCCTGGACCCCTTTAAAGGTAAGGCGGGCTTCCTCTTCTCCTGCAATTATCTCTACCTTTACCCCTAGTTGGTCTTGTATATCATCCAACAGCTCCCTGGCATTTAAGGCTTCCCGCGCCGCGCTGGTGGCCACAGCAAGGAAATTCTGCAAAGGAAATTTACGCGCTCGCTCGACCAGCCGGCCCGCTGCCGCTACAGTGCGGCTTATGGATTCTGGGCTAAGCCTCCCTTCCTTAAAGCCCGCCATAAGACGGCTA harbors:
- a CDS encoding arginase family protein, with protein sequence MYVSLLNTDATLLWQNKLLKAGDALVDLSQVRSLRFMSPRKVLEEVNLNLSQVPVGLSFLGSGDYHHLTLLFLKKIPLPFTLIVLDWHLDLNTAPPGFVSCGSWLREALNLSQVEEVYVLGVQEEMLPGVSGHLRSAGEMVKFKIYPARTFPLAIRVVPQEVEGRMVYISLDKDVLAPPFAWTTWDQGELHPGPIFYLLRSLKNKARVIGVDVCGEYSPTSVVLGPYELAKVQANEIFNIALLKLFTGSKRLKTSAKVV
- a CDS encoding DMT family transporter, giving the protein MLFALVLALLSGVAMAVQGSLNAALAKITGLLQATLVVHLTATITVVLLLLFPLSPGSLGKIIQAPWYLLLGGIIGVLITYGVVASIPRAGVALATTAIIVGQVTTALIIDHWGLFGLEKIPFTWWKALGLALLASGACLMLKNM
- a CDS encoding L,D-transpeptidase family protein — protein: MGIYRETMVFTLVLMLTLWLWPYPSALSKERCNCSGENRTLIYTSPPLQGQDVIELQFRLAQLGYYFGPLTGLYDWSTFRAVTNFQRHRGLPVSGEVNSSLWEALRGDIHPTAQATTPGPPAGSTLKILVDTEKLRLYLLVDGQIFREYPIAIGKYSTPSPVGEWKIREKTYETGGPLGTRWLGLNVPWGNYGIHGTNRPWSIGWAASAGCFRMFNEDIEEIFPWIPLGTPVIVKGPYVLPTRPLKPGSQGPEVVSLQARLREKGFYLFGPTDGDYGVMTSLAIKQFQLAQGLKPTGIADKETLEALGFELPLEQEKAR
- the ade gene encoding adenine deaminase is translated as MSSTHLAAMTQELVAVATGRLPADVVIRGGKVINVFTGEILNWDIAVKNGRIAMVGDVNHCIGPETKVIEASGFYLAPGFLDGHLHVESSMVTVTQFARAVLPHGTTTIFMDPHEIANVLGLEGVKLMVEEGRNLPLRVYATMPSCVPAAPGLEDAGATFGPEEVATAMQWENIIGLGEMMNFPGVLNGDEGVHGEIRVTLEAGKPVTGHYSLPDIEKGLPAYAAAGICCCHESTRAVDALARMRLGMYAMMREGSAWHDIHETVKSLTEHRIDARRAILVTDDTHPETLLSLGHLDHVVRRAINEGLNPVTAIQAVTLNTAECFGVAQDLGSIAPGRWADIVFLSDLASVKIEKVMVAGRIVAEKGKLTIELPSVNYPPQVKNSVRLKEPLKASHFQIPAPPGRDKVLVRVIRIIEASVLTRHTLVEMEAEDGYLKASPSRDIAKVAVVERHRATGTIALGFVQGFGLKAGAVASTVAHDSHNLLIVGVNEEDMALAGNTLATCGGGLVAVQDGQVLALLPLPVAGLMSDQPVEVVAGQVEEVLKAWRKLGCELVSPFMTMALLSLPVIPELRLTNRGLVDTLEFKFVPVVAE
- a CDS encoding NCS2 family permease, with product MSGYEGFLERTFKLKENNTTIRTEVLAGFTTFMTMAYIIFVNPAILSTTGMNFGAVLVATILASAVGTLIMAFLANYPIAIAPGMGLNAFFAFTIVKQMGYPWEAALAAVFMSGVIFIILTLTKAREAIVNSIPLSLKLAISAGIGLFIALIGLQSAGIVVSNPDTLVKLGNLHQPSVLLAIVGLIITSALVALRIKGALLLGILITTLLGIPLGITKVEGLKILSLPPSLSPTLGAFTRGLGNLLAAGIIPVIFTLTFVDLFDTLGTLIGVSSKAGLLDEKGHLPRAGQALMSDAIATTVGAILGTSTCVAYIESASGVAEGGRTGLTSLVVALLFLASLFFSPLVGMVPAVATAPVLIIVGIFMMEPIMKIDFTNFLEAAPAFLTMAIMPFTYDIAQGIVWGVLAYVFLHLITGQAKKVSLTMWILAVLFLIRFFV
- a CDS encoding UbiX family flavin prenyltransferase; the protein is MRLIVAMTGATGAIYGIRLLEVLKEKGLETHLILSRWAEETIKMETSWTVEAVRKLAAAFYCEDDLGAALASGSFRHQGMIIVPCSMKTLASIAHGLAINLISRAADVTLKEGRKLILVPRETPLNAIHLENMLRLARLGAVILPPMPAFYHHPRSLQDLVDHLIGRILDQLDIEHGLYQRWPGAALAREEKS